The following proteins come from a genomic window of Canis lupus baileyi chromosome 20, mCanLup2.hap1, whole genome shotgun sequence:
- the LOC140611562 gene encoding uncharacterized protein yields the protein MGMSTLTAAILNRVRDVMASAIRFYGMPLSPQESQPYELLYPKESLVLPWVLSSGGKRQTIPDRHNGFSGVKTREEWKVVSEPSFEQHQEPQGCGCFECWRRWCHRQTQHLRELFRRRCRSSTWDKGWRRRREEEDIPHTPVVIRKEPSTANGDLQGFKAERASALRKNRICPTTPSRRELLEQQVEELVPALLRFDNLSIFEFLNYLVEYGTPEEVLDLLFAKYRYIVASCKNEGILDQWEITMSSFLTIWLDYYEEDFHDPPEFPALRKLLNFTGQYLPGSVLDCRAVCYLWRFRNLHQAEFVGGDDTLSLDPEQHPEPPQEHARAPTVGPAAPLGSEGMELVPAAGAESLAQAMMPAAVFKPRYVVRPLNHCPDLEELPATLGDLEAKWAPPPAIELIDVPEQPPHSVEQPASDPEQHPEPPQEPA from the exons AAAGAGAGCCTGGTGCTTCCCTGGGTCCTGAGCTCCGGAG GCAAGAGGCAGACTATCCCCGACAGGCACAACGGCTTCTCCGGGGTGAAAaccagggaagaatggaaagttgtgtctgaacccag TTTTGAGCAACACCAGGAACCCCAGGGATGCGGCTGCTTCGAATGCTGGAGACGCTGGTGCCACCGTCAAACCCAACACCTCAGGGAGCTTTTCAGGAGGCGCTGTAGG AGCTCCACATGGGACAAGGGGTGGCGGCGGAGGCGGGAGGAAGAGGACATCCCCCACACCCCGGTGGTGATCAGGAAGGAGCCCAGCACAGCTAACGGAGACCTGCAAGGGTTCAag gctgAAAGGGCCTCAGCCCTGAGGAAGAATCGGATCTGCCCAACCACCCCCAGCCGGAGGGAGCTGCTGGAGCAGCAGGTAGAAGAACTGGTGCCCGCCTTGCTGCGCTTTGATAACCTGTCCATATTTGAATTCCTTAACTATTTGGTGGAATATGGCACCCCTGAAgaggtgctggacctgctgttTGCAAA ATATCGATACATCGTAGCTTCCTGCAAGAACGAAGGAATCCTGGACCAGTGGGAAAT caccATGTCCTCCTTCCTGACCATCTGGCTGGACTACTATGAGGAGGACTTCCACGATCCCCCAGAATTTCCTGCCCTGAGAAAGCTGCTGAACTTCACGGGGCAGTACTTGCCAGGCTCAGTGCTCGACTGTCGTGCCGTGTGTTACCTTTGGCGTTTCAGAAATCTCCATCAAGCGGAGTTTGTGGGTGGAG atGATACTCTGTCTTTGGACCCTGAGCAACACCCTGAACCACCCCAGGAGCACGCCCGAGCTCCGACGGTGGGGCCTGCTGCACCTTTAGGGTCTGAGGGGATGGAGCTGGTCCCAGCTGCTGGAGCTGAGAGCTTGGCCCAAGCCATGATGCCAGCTGCTGTGTTCAAGCCAAGATACGTGGTCAGACCTCTGAATCACTGTCCTGACCTGGAAGAGCTACCTGCAACCCTAGGAGACCTGGAGGCCAAATGGGCCCCACCACCGGCTATCGAGCTCATCGATGTGCCGGAGCAGCCGCCTCACTCAGTGGAGCAACCGGCTTCAGACCCCGAGCAACACCCTGAACCACCCCAAGAGCCCGCCTGA